The DNA sequence GCCACACCCCTGGCGCGGGGGTATGGCTCATCAGCTCCCACTCGCCCCGGCGGCCCTGGACGGCGACGATGTCGCCCTTCCGGAATCCGCCCCACATGACCAGGCCGGGCATGCAGGATCCGGCGTCAGGGTGATCCCTCGCACTGCCCGGCGGTTCAGGGAAGGTCGAGTCCGGCATCTTCTTCCCTGACGCGAGCCCAGATGACCATTTCGTGCCGGTGCCCGGGCGTACACGGGGGCAGCGCCTCACCGGGGCCGAGATCGAAGTACGGCTGGCTCTCCCCGGGAGAGCACGGGCTCACCATGGCGCGGAGGCAGAACTTGCAGAAGGGCAGGCTGATGCGCATGGGCGCTCCTTTCGCTGAACGGGCGTGTCCGAGGAAGGGGTGAGGGCGGGGCGGGCCGGAAGGCGGGCCCGCCCCGGGGTCACGCAGACTTCAGCGCGTCGACCAGGACCCGGCCGAGGGTCACGGGGATCTCACTGATCTCGCTGATGTCGATCCGGTGCGCACCGGGCAGGACATCGGAACGCGGGCTCAGGCAGTACCAGATGACATGCACTCCTGCGGCCTGGAGCCTGCGGACGAGGCGCCCGCCTCCACGCCGCTCCGCAGGCTCCCAGTGACCGTCGGAGACGATGACCAGGACGCGCGCCCCGACGGGGCGCGACAGGGCCAGCGCGCCGTCGAGGGCGTTGGCGGCCTCCGTGAAGCGGTGGTTGCCGTCGTTGGCGCTGAACTGGGTTACCTGGGTGGGTGGTTGCCCGGGCCGGACGATCGGGGTGACCGCCGTCCCGAAGGCCACGGTGGCCGCGGTGCCACCCACTTCCCGGGCTGCGTGGGCGAAGATCCACGAGGTCGAGGCGATGATCTCGGTGTAGGCGCCCATCGAGCCGGAGACGTCGACCGCGACCGCGACGGCCACCGGTGGTTCGTCACTGTGCTTGCGCACGGTGGCGCGGAAGGGCCGGGCGGTCACGGGGTGGCCAAGGGAGCGCTGCGCGGTGGCGAGCATGGCGTCCCGGCCGGACAGGCGGCCGGGAGGAAGCGCTGACGCGACGCGCGTGCGGGAGGGCTCGCGGAACTGTGCCCTGCGCAGAGCGTGGCCCAGGCGGCGGGCCGCCGCACGCTCTTCCGGCTCCGGCCCGCGCCGCCCGCTGACCGGGCTGCGCGGGGGGCGGCGACGGGAAGAGGGCGCGGGGGCCCCGAAAACCCGCTGCGCCGCCTGCAGGGCTTCCTGGCTGGCGGCCTCCTCCGCCTGTGCCTGTGCTTCGCGCCGGGCGGCTGCGGCCGCGGCGCGGGCCTCTTCCTCGGGATCGGGCAGCGCGCCCGTAGCGATCTGCGCGTTCGTGGACACAGCCGCCGCGACAGCCGCTGCGGCAGCGGTGAGGGGATCGTCCCCGGCCGCAGGGGAACCGGGGGCCGACGGCTCTCCCGCGGCGCAGCCGACGACCGGCATGTCGGCGTCTTCGTCGACGCCGACCACCCGGACCCACTGGCGGCTGACCCGGTACAGCCCGAGCTGGTCGCCGTCGTCGAGGCTCAGGGCCCTGCGCCACAGACGCCGCAGCTTGGCCAGGTCGGCGGCGCCGAGGGCTTTGGTGATCTCCGCGCGCACCGGCGCGACCTCCTTGGCGGTCAGCACTCCCGCGTCTGCGCGGGCCAGGAGGAGGGCGGCGGCCGTGGCAGCCCGCCACCGGTTGGCGATCGGTGCGGTCGGGGCCGAGGCGGGCAGGTTGATGTGGCGGGCGGACGCCCGCAGGAAGACCCGGTCGTCCGGCCGGACGACCAACTGGCGGCCTTCGATGCGGGGTTCCTCCAGGAGGACGGCGGCGCGCACGACCGCGCGGCCGGCGCCGTCCGGCCAGTCCTGCCAGCGGGTGCTGCGGGCGTGGCTGGCTTCGTGGCTGGCCAGCCCCATGATGACGGGGTGACGGTGGCGTCCGGAGACGGTGAGGGGGTCGACCTCGTCCGGGTGGGTGTCGGGATCGAGCGCGGCTCCGCCGTTGACCGTGACCCAGGCGGTTGCCGGGTCGAACCACGCCGGCGCGGGGCTGCCGGTGAAGTCCCAGATCATGTCGAGCAGGACGTCGTCGCGGTCGGCCAGTTCGTTGATGATGGCGCCCAGACGGCGGCCGAGCGCCGCGCGGGCGCGCGAGAGGTCGGCGCCGGGCGTGTCGAGGGTCGGCGGGGTGGTCAACGGCGGCTCCCTGCGACGCGTGCGCCGAGGGCGAGGGGTGCGGCGTCGGCGAAGTCGCTCTTCGACTTCAGGGCCTTGCCCAGGTCCTCGCGGTCGGCGGCGGGGCACTTGCGCAGAAGGCTGTTGACCGCGAAGGCGGTGCCGTAGCGGCGGGCGGCCTCGGAGAAGGCGAGCGCGTCGCGCATCTGCGGGATCCAGCCTTCGTAGGTCTGCTGGCCCTTGCGGGTCTCCAGGTTCTTGATCACGGTGATGAGATCCATCGGTACGCCCATGTCGGCGGCCAGGTCCCAGTCGGTCGTGATCTCGAAGTGGTGGTGGAAGCGGGACAGGAGAGCGTCGCTGAGATGCGCGCCGGGCACGTCGGGGTTGCAGGCGCCGATGACGAACCAGCCGGGGCCGACCTTGATGGGGTCGAGTGAGGGGTTCATGGGGATGCGCAGCTCGCCGCGGCCGTCCATGAGGGCGTACAGGACGGTCAGCACCCTCGGGTCGATGAGGGCGACCTCGTCGACGAGGAGGGGGACGTCGTTCAGGACGCTGCGCATCAGCGGTCCGGGCAGCCACTCGAAGGTTGCGGTGACGGGGTCCTGGACGAAGGTGCCGAGGAAGTCGGCCTCGGTGGTGTCGGCGGTGCCCACGATCGTCTCCAGGCCCGGCTGGCCGGGCCGGGTGTCCATGACGAATGCGGCTTCGGCCAGCGCGGTCTTCCCGCTGCCGGGGGGTCCCGTCATCAGGACGTGCTCGGTGTGGTCGCGGGCGTCCCGGAGGAAGGCCATGTCCTCGATGCCGCCCAGGAGCCGGGGCTGGTAGGTCTGCCCGTTCGGCCGCACTTGGGGGCCGATCGGCGCGATGTGCGGTGCTGCTGGGGCGCTGGGGCTCGGCTTGGGCGAGCGCTTGGGACGTGCGTTGGCGCGGGCCGCTTCCTGCATGAGGGTCTTCTTGATGCGCTCTGCGTGCACGGGTCTCCTGCTCAGGCGTGGGGATGCGGTCAGGTGGAGGGGATGGACGAGGCGTTCGAGAGTTCGGTCCCCTGCTCCTTGGCGCTGTCGCGGAAGTAGGCGGCGATGGCGTGGGCGTTGGCCTTGAAGTCGCCGCGGACAGCCAGTTCGGCGGGTACCTCGAACCGCGTGAAATCGCGGGACAGTTCGTAGTCGCCGTTCTCCTTCTCCTCGCAGGTCTTGCAGGCCTTGTCGATGACGGCCTGCACGTCTGCGGGCGAGTCGACGAGCTTCACCGTGGGGGTGCCGGCCCCGCCGGTGGGTCCGTAGAGGGTGATGAGGGCTGGTTCGGGGGCCAGGAAGACCAGGAAGCGGTAGAAGGCGCTTCGTGAGGTGTTGTTCTGGAGTTCCCAGCCGTAGCCCTGGACGGTCGATGTGGCCATTCACGTCCGTTCTCGAAGGTCACAAGAGCATCGGAGGCGAGACCCCGATGACACATATAATATACCTGCACTTTAGGTCTTGAGTCAAGTTTTACGTGTCACTCGGAGTTGTTGTGGCGCCCGCACGGAGTCGGCCGCCTCCCGGTGGGGAAACCCGCCGCCTTCGCGCGGCCTGGACGGGTGGTGTCAGTGGCGGTTGGCATCCTGGGCATCGCCGGACAATCAGGGAGGACACGGCGATGCAGGAGAACACGTCGGCGGCTGTCGCTGCCGGCACACTGGAGCAGCTCTCCGGCCGAGGTGAGTCCGCGCCGCAGGCACGCCGCGCCGTCTCGGCGCGCACCGGCGCTCCCGCGGGGGAGCTGCTCAGCGCCCACGGTGGCCTTGCGGCGGTGGAGCGCGGCGAGGCGGTGTTGGGGCCCGATCAATCCGCCCGGTGGCTGGGCATCCGCCGACGCGAGCTCGACTTTCTCGTAGAGGCCGGGCTTGTCACTCCATCTGGTCGCACCCTGGCAGGCGCCCCTCGATTCTCTGTCGCCGCGCTCACCGCCGTCGCGCTGCAGCCGCTCGAATGGAAGCAGGCCCGAGCCGCCGACAGCCGGCGCCCCTCGCCCTGGCGCGAGCTGGCGGGCCCCGCAGGGGAACGGGCGGCGCTGGTGGAGAGCACGTGCGAACAACTGCGGGCCGACGGCGTCGACGCGTGGGTCAGGTTCAGCCGGGCGGCTGACCGGTGGACGCTCGACTGGGAGCCGCGGCAAGACGGCGGCCCGGACCGCGAGGCCGTCACCGACCTGCTGCCAGCCCGGCTGCTGCGCGCAATGGATGCCCGCCGGCTAGTCCTGCTCGGGCCGGTGGGTCAGACCCTGCACTGGGCGCATCGGATGCTCCAGCCCGGCGCGGCGTGCGTCCTTGACGTGGAGACAACCGGACTGGGGCCGGATGACCGCGTGGTGGAGGTTGCGGTCGTGGACGCGCACGACGGAGCCGTGCTCATCGACACCCTGGTGCACCCGGGAGCCGGCGTGCGCATCGCGGACGCGGCGCGGGCCGTGCACGGCATCACGGACAGCATGGTGGCCCAGGCGGAGCCGTGGGAGCGGATCCTGCCCCGGGTGCTGAACGCCATCGGAGACCGGACGGTGCTGGCCTACAACTCCCGCTTCGACGAGCGGATGACGGTGGGCCATGCCCGCGCCGTCGGAGCGGATCCAGGCCGGTTGCTCCTGGCGGACTCGTGGGACTGCCTGATGCGGCGGCGCTCAACCTGGTTGCGGACCACGTCTCGACGGCGCCTCGGCGGACACCACCGCGCGCTGGGAGACGCCCATGCTGCTCTCGACGTACTGCGCACGCTTCGGACCCGTCCGCCGCACACCGTCTCAGCCTGAGAGGGCTGCCGGCTCCGGCCGGCGCTCAGCCGGTTTCGGTCAGGGACTCCTGAAGACCCAGCTGGCTGTCGCCCTGGTCGTGCGCCGCACGCGCGGCCTCAAGGAGTTGGCGCCACGACGTCACGGTCGGGCGTCGGCGGAGCAGCCCTCGGCGCTCCCTCTCGGTCATCCCGCCCCAAATGCCATGCTCGATACGGCCGTCGAGGGCGTAGGCGAGGCACTCGGTGCGCACTCGGCATCCGTTGCAAACGGCCTTGGCCCTGTTCTGCGCAGCCCCTTCGACGAACAGTTCGTCGGGGTCGGTCGCGCGGCAGGCCGCTCGCTCTTCCCAGTCCTCACGCGTGGCCACTGCGGCGCTGTCCCTCCCCAAGTCCCGCCTGCCGCGCGCAGCGGTTCCCTGCGGCAGATTCGCGAGGCTACGGCAGCAGCTTCGATTCCGGGAGAGGGGGTCCGCCGGCGGTGACTCGTTCGGGTGAAGTTTGCCGCGGTTCATCGTCAGCCAGCCCGCGCAACTGGTCCGGCAGAGGCGAGTCCCCGCCTGTCTCGCAGCCTCCTGGAACCCGCCCAACGCGCGGCCGAGCGGAGACCGCCTCGGCTTCCCAGTCGCCGACGTCCGCAGCTTGTCCCGAGTACGGGACGGGGCTCGAGAAGCCGAGATGCGACACATAAAACTTGACCAATGGGGCCTATTTGATTAGACTAATGAATAAGCGATCGACCCAAGGAGACCCTTGAATCACCTCCCGCTCACCGAACACGAACTCGGGGCCGTGGCACTGACCATGGTCGATCTGGGAATGCTTCGCCCTGCACAGGGGGTTCCCGCCGAGCCGACGCCTCTGCCGGGGCGCGAGTCCGAGTGCCTGGAGGCTCAGCTCGGGATGCCCACGGTCCATCTCGATGACGAGCTGCGCGCATTCCTGAAGGCGTACAACCGCCGGATCTCGTGGCACCCTGAGCCCCTGACGGGGATCTGCGCACACAAGCTCGCCAACCCGGGCTGGGTGATCTCCGTCGCCGAGGTCCGCAGCGCGTTGGCCACCCTGGACTCGACGCCGGGCCGGTCGGTTCGGGCAACCGTCGAGGCGCGCTTCCCCCTCGCGGACCGCGAGGTCTGGCAGGACTGGGTGAAGGTGCTGCGCGGCAGCGCCGACTCGGGCCTGCCGGTGCTGTTCGGCCCCGCGGACTACGAGGGCCCCTGGGCAATCGCCGAGATTCTCCTGGAGAGCGACTACCGCATTTCGTGAGGCTCGGGTCGGCGCGCTCTGTCCACAGGGTGGCGCTCCTACCTTCCGTTCAGCCCGGTCCGCCGCCACCCGGCGGCGGACCGGCGGACCCGGAAGGAGAACAGGTGCGCATATCCAAGCGATTCGGCCGTCCGCTCGCGGCGGTCGCCATCAGCGCCGCCGTGGCCGGCGGAGCTCTCGTCGTCGCGCCAGCGGCCCAGGCGTACGACACCGGACACGGCAAGATCTCGTGCAGTGCCGTGAAGGTGCGCAAGAGCCCGGCCAAGAACGCCACTGCACTGGGAGTGGCGTATCGCGGTGACGCGATCGCGTACGACCAGTTCGCGTACGTCAAGGCCGAGAAGACCTGGTACACGCGCGGCACGGTCACGCGGAAGTCGGACCACGCCAAGATCCGCGGGTACGTCTTCTACGACTGCGCGAACCCGTACGGGACGGATCCGGCCCCGAAGCCGCCGATCCCCAAGTAGGCCGTCACCGGCCCCGGTCCGGCGACCCGTGTACGGATTGCGGGTCGCCGGACCCATTCACTCAGCGACACATAAAACTTGACCATACGACCCTTTAGGGGTAGATTACTCGTAGGCCGGTGAGCAAGCACCGCCGCAGCGCTACGGATCACGAGGAGCCCTCAGTGAGCGTCACCTACTACGCCAGCGGCACCGTCGCGTTCGACGCCCCGGTCCCGCTCGCCTCGTTCTGGGAACTGCTGGAGGCGCGTCACACCCCGTGGTGCATCGCCCCCTTGGCCGGCTCGGACACCACCGCGCCACGCTCCGCGCGCGAGCGTCTTCTGCTCCCGGCCGACGACGCCGACCTCGACGGCCAGGGACGTCCTTCCCACATCAAGGGCTTCACCATCGACTGGGACGACCGCAGCTACCTGATCGGCAACGCCCTGCGCGACATGGTCGTGGCGGTCTACTCCGGCGGCGGGGACCTGCACGACTACGACATCACCTTCCAGGGTGAGGACGGGTCCAAGGGCGAGATCATCTTCTACGCCAACGAGGACGATGCGGCCCTGGGCTGGGAGGAAACCTACGCCCCCGGCCGCCCCACCGAAGTCTTCGGATGTGTGCCCTGGACGTCCCGGCCGCCCCGGACCAGCTGAGCCTCTGCCGCTGGCCTTCGGCACCAACTGCCCCATGAGGAGCCCCTTGTACGAGTTCGGAGACGTTCCTGCCGACTGGGAGCCGAACACGCGCTGCTGCCTCGAATGCGGCAACACCGAACCCCTCGTCACCCTCCTCGCCGTCACCAACCTGGCCACCAACAAGCAGGCCCTGTCCTGCCCCCGGCACGCCCAGCAGGTGGCCGCCGCCCTCGGCTAGAGGACTACCCAGCCCGCGCAGCTCTCCCGGCCCCCTCACCTCGCAACACGGACTCCGCCCATGTGACGGAAGGACTCAGCCATGCCCGCCGACCATCCAGACGCCTACGGCAGCGCCCGCGACGCCCTTGCGGACATCTGGCGCATCACCGCCCTGCGCCAGCAGCTGATCGACGCCGCCGCGCGGGCCTTCCTCTTCGAATACCTCCGGCAGCCGCAGGCCGCCCAGTTGTTCGGCGCCCTCGACGACCTGGACGGCATGCGGTACGTCGGCCCGGCCGAGTACCGGCGCACGGTGGAGGTCCTCTCCACCCTCCAGAGCGCCGCCAGCGCCCTGGAACTGCTCGACGGCGACGCCGGCGAGTGGCTGAGGCCGCCCGTACACCAGGTCCGCGAGCTTGCGGACAAGACGCTGCCTCTCATGAAGGCGACGGCCGGCCGGGCACCGGGGGCCCTCGGAGCACACTTCGCCGACCGGTACGAGGGCGACTTCGCCCTGGACGCCCTTCGTCAAGCCCAGCGCCGTGTCACCCGTACCCGAGGTGCAGCAGCCGACTTCCTGCGTCCCGTACCGCCGGACGAAGGTCTGCCGGGGCCGGGCGCGGGAGCCTCGTCCAGGAGCTGCCGCAGTTCGGCACTCCAGGTCGACGCCCTCGTCCAGCGGGCATCGCTTGCGATCGACGCTGCTGCCGGCTCCGTCGCAGACCGCGGACTTCAGCATCTGGTCGACCTGGGTATGGAAGTCAGCAGACGCTTCACCGCTACGGCCTGCATCTTGGAAGACGCACGCGACTTGGGTGGCGCTTCGCATCTGCTGGCCGACGTGACGACCGTCCATGTGGACGAGTCCGCCGACGCCCTGACCGTCACGATGCCGTCCGGCGAGACGAGCACGGTCCGTCGGGAACCGGACGGACGGTGGACCTTCGCCGGCGAACCGCGCCCCTACGCATCACCCGAGGGAGCCGTGGCCGCGCTGCTGCGCGCCTCCCGCTCTTGAGCCACGCCCCTGAACGAGGGCTCGACGAAAGGACTACACCTTGGATGACCCCACGTCGTCGACCGCGGTCGACTTCCGCGCGCAGGTGGAGGCCGAGCGGCAGGCCGTGCACACGCAGTTCGACCAGCTCGGAAGGCAGGTGGCCGCGAAGCTCAACGAGGACGGGGTCGAGGGCGGCGGCTGGGCCCACACAGTCTCGGCGCTGTACTCCGGAGGCATTGTTCTGCGCCATCAAGGCCGTGACCTGGGCATCCAGGTCTGGCGGGAAAAGTCGTACCTCAAGGGCGCCGCAGGGCGGCGGCTGAAAGTGGAAGGCTGCTACTCCACGGAGTACCACGGCTGGCGGGCCGACTCGATCACCGTGTCGATGGACCGTCCGGCCCCGGCAATCGCGCGGGACATCGTGCGCCGCTTCCTCCCCGGCTATCTGGCCACTGTGGACGCCTCAATCCAGGCCGCGCGCAAGGCGGAAGAGGAACGGCAGGCGCGCCGGCATTTCAACCGCCGGCTCGCCGACGCCATCCCCAGCCTGCACGCCATGGGCGGCTACGACCCGGCGCGGGAACCCGACCGCACCCGGTCGTACTGGTCCTCGCCGGAGTACGACAAAACGTCGACGGCACTGGCCGGCGGCCACATCACCCTGGCCTCGGACGGGTCGTCCGCGAACATCACCCTCGACGGCGTCCCCCAGGAGCTGGCGCTACGGGTTCTCGCGCTGATCCACCCGCGGCAGGTCCTTGAGGGCACTATCGCTCCGCGTGCGCTCCCTCCCGCCCGCCGCGCGCTGTCCGCTTCCCGTGTCATTCCCGGTGAGGTGGTGGGACAGGACGTGGGCGGGGAGCGCCTTCTCGCCGAAGTTCGGCCTGTGCGCCCCCGCCCTGGTGGACCGGGCGAGCTACGGCCGGCGGGCATCGGCGACAAGCCAGCGGCCCGGTAGCGGGTCGCTGAGGTTATGCAACGGAGGCACTTTGGTGTCCGAGTTCGGCAGCGTCGATCCGTAGGCCCATCGCAGCAGCTGGCCCGTTACGCGGTCCAGGGGAGGTCGTTGTCGCTGGTGCCGTCGAAGAGCTGGTGGAACAGCTCCATACGGCCTGCGGCGTGTTTAGCCGCCCCGTACGCCTCCGTTGCGACGCCGATCCGGCGCATAGCGTCGTCGTTGACCAAGGCGTCGGTGAAGGCCGGACCGGGCGGGAAGAGCCGGTCGGCGTCCTCGTCCTCCTGGCGTAGCCGGGCGAGATTGGCGTCCTGGACGCGGGCGACGGCTGCTTCGTGTGTCAGCTCGGCGGCTTCATGTGCGGGGTTTGCCAGATGGTGGTGGTCGTCAGGGGTGTTCACCCGGTCACGGTAGCGGGCGCCCGGGCCGCACGCCTTCCCGTCACTGCTCCGGCCGCCTCCCGCCCCCGGGGCCGTCCATCTCGGCGTCCGCCCCGCGCCGCGTTCGGTCGTGCCGTCTTAGTCCGCCGTCGGGGTGCTGGTTGCGTCGGTGTTCCGCCGTTGGGGGCGGTCATCTCCGGGCGTTCACGGCCGTCCGGGGCGTGTCGTCCAGGCGGAGCCGTAGGTTGACCGGTTATGAAAGATGTCACCACCGCGACCGGTACCACTGTGCCCGGCGACGCGATCCAACAGCTGCTGTTCACCACGGACTGGCTCACGGGGGTGCGGGCCGTTGCGCACGACAGCATCAGCGAGCGGGCCTCGTACGCGTACGCGAACGCCTATGCCCTGTCCGGCGGCGGAGAATTCCACGAAGACGCGCACTCCGTCGCCGTCACAAACCTTCTGCACTGCACGGCGAACAGCATCGTCGCTTTCGCCCTCCACCACCTTCGGCCCCTGCTGCCCGATCTCACTGATGAGCAGTGGGCCCGGATCGATGCGACCGTGACCGCTCTGGACCTTCGAGTGTCCGAAGACCTCACCGGAGCTAATGGCACCGATCCTCGCGACGTCCGCGTGCCGAGTCCCGAGCAACTCACGTTGGCGCCCGAGGCGGTGGGACAGACTGCTCTGTGGGGCAGTAGCGGGCGCGAACCCGATGCTGGCCCGGGGGCATGACGACACGCGGCAGGCGTGCGGGTCACGCTGCCCGGGCACGAGCCACCTGTCGCAGCTCGGAGCGGGCCGCCGGCACCGAAGGGACGGAATCCCAGTAGGGATGCCACCACAGCCGTACGGACAGGACCAGCAGGCGGCGTCGCAGGGCAGCGGTGTCACGGGGGCGGGGTATGGCGAGCGCGTTGTAGGTGGCGTACCAGGCGGCTTGTATCTGCACCAGGTCGGCGGGGAAGTCGGTCACGTCCATCCCGCCATTAGATCGCTTGTTCGAATTACATGTCACTTCGGCCGCCCCGGTCCGAGGCGTCGTCGCCTCCGTGCCACACACCGCCCCGCGGTTCCTGCGCACGGCCGCGCCTGCTCTGTCGGCCCGTCGTTCTGTCCTTCTCCCACCTCCGTCCACGCCTCCCGGCCGTGCTGCCGCTCTCGGGCCCGCGCCCGCCGGCCTGCGGCGCTGCTCCCGGGCTTGTGTGAAACTGTGCGCCGAACTTTATGGGCCGTTTCGAGTGGTGGAGGAGGCCCCATGACAGAGCCCGAAGGCATCGTTGCCAGGGCTGAGGAATTGCTCCTGGAGGGCACCCAGGCTCAGCGCGCGGACAGGAACCTGGCCCAATTGCGGGCGAAGGACCCGGACGCGGCTCGCGTGCTGACTGTGGGCTTTGTAGAGGCCCTGATGGATCCCAGCCTCTACAAGCAGCAAGGCGAGGAACACCGTCGGTATTACGGACTCAAGATAGAGGCAGACGAGAGGTACCTGTGGGACGAGCTTTTCTCTGGCATCGACGAGATTGAGTAGGGCCGTCCCGCCCGCCGTCGCCCGCCGTCGCCCGCCGTCCCTTCCGCCGCGCCGCGCCCCGTGCCGTGCCGCGCCTCCGGCCGCGCCGCGCCCGCTGCCGTCGCCGCGCCCCGTGCCGCGCCTCTGCCCCGCCCTGGGCCGC is a window from the Actinacidiphila yeochonensis CN732 genome containing:
- a CDS encoding AAA family ATPase, whose product is MHAERIKKTLMQEAARANARPKRSPKPSPSAPAAPHIAPIGPQVRPNGQTYQPRLLGGIEDMAFLRDARDHTEHVLMTGPPGSGKTALAEAAFVMDTRPGQPGLETIVGTADTTEADFLGTFVQDPVTATFEWLPGPLMRSVLNDVPLLVDEVALIDPRVLTVLYALMDGRGELRIPMNPSLDPIKVGPGWFVIGACNPDVPGAHLSDALLSRFHHHFEITTDWDLAADMGVPMDLITVIKNLETRKGQQTYEGWIPQMRDALAFSEAARRYGTAFAVNSLLRKCPAADREDLGKALKSKSDFADAAPLALGARVAGSRR
- a CDS encoding 3'-5' exonuclease, which produces MQENTSAAVAAGTLEQLSGRGESAPQARRAVSARTGAPAGELLSAHGGLAAVERGEAVLGPDQSARWLGIRRRELDFLVEAGLVTPSGRTLAGAPRFSVAALTAVALQPLEWKQARAADSRRPSPWRELAGPAGERAALVESTCEQLRADGVDAWVRFSRAADRWTLDWEPRQDGGPDREAVTDLLPARLLRAMDARRLVLLGPVGQTLHWAHRMLQPGAACVLDVETTGLGPDDRVVEVAVVDAHDGAVLIDTLVHPGAGVRIADAARAVHGITDSMVAQAEPWERILPRVLNAIGDRTVLAYNSRFDERMTVGHARAVGADPGRLLLADSWDCLMRRRSTWLRTTSRRRLGGHHRALGDAHAALDVLRTLRTRPPHTVSA
- a CDS encoding VWA domain-containing protein, with product MTTPPTLDTPGADLSRARAALGRRLGAIINELADRDDVLLDMIWDFTGSPAPAWFDPATAWVTVNGGAALDPDTHPDEVDPLTVSGRHRHPVIMGLASHEASHARSTRWQDWPDGAGRAVVRAAVLLEEPRIEGRQLVVRPDDRVFLRASARHINLPASAPTAPIANRWRAATAAALLLARADAGVLTAKEVAPVRAEITKALGAADLAKLRRLWRRALSLDDGDQLGLYRVSRQWVRVVGVDEDADMPVVGCAAGEPSAPGSPAAGDDPLTAAAAAVAAAVSTNAQIATGALPDPEEEARAAAAAARREAQAQAEEAASQEALQAAQRVFGAPAPSSRRRPPRSPVSGRRGPEPEERAAARRLGHALRRAQFREPSRTRVASALPPGRLSGRDAMLATAQRSLGHPVTARPFRATVRKHSDEPPVAVAVAVDVSGSMGAYTEIIASTSWIFAHAAREVGGTAATVAFGTAVTPIVRPGQPPTQVTQFSANDGNHRFTEAANALDGALALSRPVGARVLVIVSDGHWEPAERRGGGRLVRRLQAAGVHVIWYCLSPRSDVLPGAHRIDISEISEIPVTLGRVLVDALKSA
- a CDS encoding WhiB family transcriptional regulator; translation: MATREDWEERAACRATDPDELFVEGAAQNRAKAVCNGCRVRTECLAYALDGRIEHGIWGGMTERERRGLLRRRPTVTSWRQLLEAARAAHDQGDSQLGLQESLTETG